A region from the Fusarium musae strain F31 chromosome 1, whole genome shotgun sequence genome encodes:
- a CDS encoding hypothetical protein (EggNog:ENOG41): MTAPGKGSRWGAFLSSAFEGVENRLDNLLDEDQQAAQGYEQQQGMKAAPAPSPSPSPKPTASAAAPKPNRANDRLQARLAKAMASRTSQSSPRSSIDTSRSSVDKERPASTEPVVMRQSIEVSEIKPTEPANQIDKSTSSDSPASAPPPEQPATSEGSDNKEFGEQNLKHDFPTPIIVEPPPEAEPRSAPEQEVTEQSSIQQKPNSPISDTRHPVEAPKIVDAPVEESQKDQDATQAHAPPSEEIQEYIEQIDSLQAKLQFLSKNAADAARQTASSAEAGSVERKLAEKDEKIALLMEEGRKLSTSEQKFRTTVRKLRTQIIDNEKQANELKQGKEKALAEVESLRSRINNKEEQEKRNEEVRKAKATLQKELDALKKDKAVKEEAYRRLEQESKARTEQIQATHTEALKKALDVEKNKQQELDRTIASLRSEKEALVEKLRLTEVEWQEKLDRALERGRNIEEELKLELRAAEGKLEAMRVTAEEASAGSGGDIKLIRHIETLQSQYASASENWQGIETSLLTKAASLEKERDEAQRRESEMRKKARDAATRYKRLEDELQDVSPALTVARQELETCREELAALRIQHRNLETALEQARNELEKQQRAASREVSAEAERRQWADDVAISTPRSQSRPDSPLLSVARTFSSDFIGLPVPARQPRRVPTPGSQTESAGDGFFFGRRMSSQPPRPSALSTAGHAIPPPPPFSPFEPPTESPRAASPPPDRDDGLDDGDPSSPRNVAQDMISVSTVGAGPSVQLVERMSAAIRRLEAEKVAAKEEMARVCSQRDEARSDIVNLMTELETQKTASARVTELEAEVENINSRYQTTLEMLGEKSELVEELKADVQDVKDMYRELVERTVMK; encoded by the exons ATGACTGCGCCGGGCAAAGGGTCGCGCTGGGGAGCGTTCCTCTCGTCGGCCTTTGAAGGCGTCGAGAATCGTCTCGACAACTTACTTGACGAAGACCAACAAGCAGCACAAGGAtatgagcagcagcagggaATGAAAGCCGCGCCCGCGCCCTCGCCATCACCAAGCCCCAAACCGACTGCATCTG CTGCCGCCCCGAAGCCCAACCGTGCCAATGATCGTCTACAAGCCAGGTTGGCCAAGGCTATGGCCTCGCGAACCTCACAATCGTCTCCTCGCAGCTCCATTGATACTTCTCGTAGTTCGGTTGATAAGGAGCGCCCTGCTAGCACTGAACCCGTAGTGATGAGACAAAGCATCGAAGTATCGGAAATCAAGCCAACTGAACCCGCCAACCAAATCGACAAGTCAACCTCCTCTGACAGCCCAGCTTCCGCTCCCCCACCTGAACAACCAGCGACATCTGAAGGAAGCGATAATAAGGAGTTTGGTGAACAAAACCTCAAGCATGATTTTCCCACCCCGATTATCGTTGAGCCGCCTCCTGAGGCCGAACCTCGAAGTGCACCAGAACAAGAAGTTACAGAACAATCCAGCATCCAGCAAAAGCCGAACAGCCCAATATCAGATACCAGGCATCCCGTAGAGGCACCAAAAATCGTAGATGCTCCAGTTGAAGAGTCACAGAAAGACCAGGACGCCACTCAAGCTCACGCGCCTCCTTCAGAAGAGATTCAAGAGTACATTGAGCAAATCGACTCGCTACAAGCCAAATTGCAGTTTCTGTCCAAAAATGCCGCCGATGCAGCTAGGCAGACTGCAAGCTCTGCTGAAGCGGGTAGTGTAGAGCGCAAATTGGCCgaaaaggatgagaagatcgcTCTGCTGATGGAGGAAGGACGAAAGCTTTCAACTTCAGAGCAAAAGTTCCGAACAACGGTTCGCAAGCTGCGCACCCAGATTATAGACAACGAGAAGCAGGCCAATGAACTCAAACAAGGTAAAGAAAAGGCTCTAGCCGAGGTGGAATCTCTGCGTAGTCgaatcaacaacaaggaagagcaagagaagagaaatgagGAAGTGCGAAAAGCGAAAGCTACGCTCCAGAAGGAACTCGACGCCCTGAAGAAAGAcaaagctgtcaaggaggaggCATATCGACGGCTGGAGCAAGAATCTAAAGCCAGGACTGAGCAAATACAAGCCACCCATACTGAGGCATTGAAAAAGGCGCtggatgttgagaagaacaaaCAGCAAGAACTTGACCGTACTATCGCATCACTGCGGTCAGAAAAAGAGGCATTGGTTGAGAAATTGCGCCTGACTGAGGTTGAGTGGCAAGAGAAGTTAGACCGGGCATTAGAACGTGGTCGGAatattgaagaagagctgaagcttGAGCTGAGAGCGGCCGAGGGCAAACTCGAGGCAATGAGAGTGACGGCCGAGGAGGCTTCTGCAGGATCTGGTGGTGACATCAAGTTGATACGACATATTGAAACCCTCCAATCGCAGTATGCATCAGCCAGCGAGAACTGGCAAGGTATAGAGACCTCACTCCTGACCAAAGCTGCCAGCCTTGAAAAGGAGAGGGACGAAGCGCAACGGCGAGAGTCAGAAATGCGAAAGAAGGCTCGTGACGCG GCAACTCGGTATAAGCGACTCGAGGATGAGCTGCAGGACGTTAGTCCAGCTCTCACAGTCGCTCGGCAGGAGCTCGAGACATGTCGTGAAGAGCTTGCTGCCCTCAGAATCCAACACAGGAACTTGGAGACGGCCCTTGAACAGGCACGCaacgagctcgagaagcaacAGCGAGCGGCGAGCAGGGAGGTTTCGGCCGAGGCCGAACGAAGGCAATGGGCAGACGATGTTGCTATAAGCACACCCCGGTCTCAGAGCAGACCCGATTCCCCATTGCTTTCTGTTGCCCGAACCTTTAGCTCGGACTTCATCGGGCTTCCTGTACCAGCAAGACAGCCTCGTCGAGTGCCCACACCGGGAAGCCAAACCGAAAGCGCcggcgatggcttcttctttggacGAAGGATGTCCAGTCAACCCCCTCGTCCTAGTGCCTTGTCCACGGCCGGTCATGCGATACCTCCCCCACCCCCTTTCTCGCCCTTTGAGCCACCTACCGAGTCACCACGCGCCGCATCACCGCCACCAGATCGTGATGACGGTCTAGATGACGGTGACCCTTCATCTCCCCGCAACGTTGCGCAAGACATGATTTCGGTCTCGACAGTTGGGGCAGGTCCTTCCGTTCAGCTCGTCGAGAGAATGAGCGCGGCAATTCGACGACTGGAAGCCGAGAAGGTGGCTGCTAAAGAAGAGATGGCTCGTGTATGCAGCCAGCGAGACGAGGCGCGATCTGATATTGTGAACCTAATGACAGAGCTGGAAACACAAAAAACCGCTTCAGCACGGGTAACAGAATTAGAAGCAGAAGTAGAGAATATCAACTCGCGATACCAGACAACATTAGAGATGCTGGGCGAGAAGAGCGAGCTcgttgaggagctcaaggctgatgTTCAGGACGTTAAGGATATGTATCGTGAGTTGGTAGAACGGACCGTGATGAAGTAA
- a CDS encoding hypothetical protein (EggNog:ENOG41), translating into MSKDADVNLKRDTAVALLKEGADFTLKNSADELALDLAPDKEVRRYVLQGAEREGIELPG; encoded by the exons ATGTCCAAAGACGCGGACGTGAACCTCAAGA GAGACACTGCTGTTGCCCTGCTCAAAGAAGGCGCTGATTTCACCCTAAAGAACAGCGCGGATGAGCTAGCACTTGATCTGGCACCAGATAAAGAA GTACGCCGATATGTCTTACAAGGTGCAGAGCGTGAGGGTATCGAGTTGCCAGGGTAG